The DNA sequence CTAGGATAAGGTATATTTCTTTGACATCAGAAATTGCTTCTATATTTATATTTATGTCTTCTCCTATCTCTAATGCCCCAAAGGGCTTTTTATGACTTTCCATCCAAGAATCGTATATTATACTCATTTATTTCCCCCTATTTTTATCCCTTATAAAAATATTTATCTTTTGTACCATATTTCATTTGCATATTCTTTTATAGTTCTATCACTTGAAAAAATCCCTGAATTCGCAATATTTATCAATGACATCTTATTCCAATGATTTTTATCTATATACAAGTCATTAATTTTTTTCTGTGCTTCTACATAATTCTCAAAATCTCTTAATACAAAAAATTCATCATTATATGTTATTAAAGAATTATATATCTCTCTACCTTCTTCTACTATATTTGGTATAAATCCATTAACCAAATCATCTACTACCCTCTTTATATAAAAATTATTTGAATATAAATCAGCAGAAGAATATCCCCCAAATTTACTATATTCTAAAACTTGATTTGCCTTTAAACCAAATAAAACCATATTTTTATCACCTATTTGGTCATGGATTTCTATATTTGCTCCATCTAACGTTGCTATCGTTATAGCCCCATTCATCATAAACTTCATATTACCTGTTCCAGAAGCTTCTTTTGTAGTTGTGGATATTTGCTCACTTACATTTGTGGCAGGTATTATTTTCTCTGCCAAAGAAACTCCATAGTTTTCTAAAAAAACTACTTTCAATTTATCTTTTACTCTTGTATCATTATTTATTTTTTGAGCTAATTCATTTATTAATTTTATAACGCACTTTGCAAAATAATATCCAGGTGCAGCTTTAGCACCAAATATAAAAGTTCTTGGCTCAATATTTAAGTTAGGATTGTCTAATAGTTCATGATACATATGAAGTATGTGAAGTGCATTCATGAGTTGTCTTTTGTATGCGTGTAATCTTTTTATTTGCACATCAAAAATTGAGTTTTCATTTATATTTATTTCATTTTTTTGATTTATAATTTTAGATAAATTTTTCTTATTTTCTTGTTTAATTAATTCTAATTCTTGTAAAACACTATCATCATTTTGGTATTTTTCTAAATTTTTAAGTTCTATAGTATTCCTTTGCCAACTTTCACCTATTAACTCATTTATAAGTTTAGATAATCTAGGATTAGATAATATCAACCATCTTCTATGAGCTATTCCATTAGTTTTGTTGTTAAATTTAAAAGGTTCATCTTCATAAAAATCTTTAAGAACTTCTTTTTTTAAGATCTCTGTATGAAGTTTTGCTACTCCATTTACACTGTGGCTTCCTATAATACTTAAATTAGCCATATTTACATTATCTGCATAAATCACTGCCATTTTACTTATTTTTTCATGGTCATTTCCATATTTATTATTTAGTTTACAAATATATCTTTTATTTATTTCTTCAATTATCATATATATTCTTGGCAATAACTCTTTAATCATCTGGATATTCCACTTTTCCATAGCCTCTGCCATTATAGTATGGTTTGTATAAGATATAACTCTTTGAGTTATATCCCAAGCTTCATCCCATCCAAGTTCTTCTTCATCCATTAATAGTCTCATTAGTTCAGGTACACATAGAGATGGATGTGTATCATTTATATGAATTGAAATTTTCTCATATATTTTACGTATATCTCCATTATCTTTTTTATACTTTCTAAATATATCTTGTATTCCTGCACTTACTAAGAAATATTCTTGTTTCAACCTTAAAATTTTACCTGCATCATTAGAATCATTAGGGTATAAAACTTGAGAAATTTCATCAGCATAATACCTATACTGTAGTGCATCATGATAGCTTCCATAACTATTCTTAGATTCTTTTAATATAGGCTCAAAATCTTTTCGAGGCACATCTGATTTAAATAACCTAAGAGTATTTATATATTCATTTTTATATCCAATTATAGGGATATCATATGGTAGTGCCATAACTGGAATATAATTTTTATGAATAGCCTTTATTTTACCGTTTTTTTCGACTAAATCAACCTTCCCTCCAAATTTTACAATACTTGCTTTGTTAGGCCTTACAGTCTCCCATATATATGATTCTTCTTTTAACCAATTATCTGGGACTTCTACTTGATGCCCATTCACAATTTTCTGCTCAAATAAACCATACTCGTATCTTATTCCATAACCATGGCCGCTCATATTTAATGATGCCATAGAATCTAAAAAGCATGCAGCTAATCTTCCTAATCCACCATTTCCTAAAGCAGGATCTACTTCTGCATTAATTAAATCTTCTAAATTTATGTCCATTTCTTTTAAAATTAACTTTATATCTTCTAAAATACCTAAATTTAAAAGATTAGACTCTAATTGTCGTCCTAATAAAAACTCTATACAAAAATAATAAACTTCTTTTTCTTTATCTAATCTACTTTCTTTCCATATATTATCTATTTTACACTTTAATACTGTCACTAGCGTATTTAGTAGTTGCTCACTATTAGCTTCTTTTATAGTCTGTTTATATAAAAAATCCATTTGATTTCTAAATTCTAATTTGAACTCTTCTTTATTTATAAGGGTCAATATTACCAACTCCTTTATTCAACTATTTCTTGATAGGCCCTTAAATATTCCTTAGCGGACTTTTTCCAACTATTATCAGTATTCATTGCACTTCTTACTATATTATTCCATGTCAATTTATCTTGTTTATAAATATCTATTGCTGATTTAATGCAATAATACATCTCATGTGCATTGTAATTAGCAAAACTAAATCCATTTCCTTCTCCAGTATATTTGTTGTATGGGACAACAGTGTCTTTAAGCCCTCCAGTTTCTCTAACTAAAGGTATTGACCCATACCTCATAGCTATCATTTGTCCTATTCCACAAGGCTCAAATAATGATGGCATTAAAAACATATCTGATGATGCATATATTTGTTGAGCTAAGGCTGCATCAAAAGTTAATATAGTTGCTACCTTATTTGGATACTTTCCTGAATAGTAATTTAACATAGATTGATATTGTTCTTCTCCTGTTCCAAGTACAACTAGTTGTAAATCTTCTTCAACTAATTCAGGCATCATATATGAAAGCAAGTCTAATCCTTTTTGAGATACTAATCTAGATACAATCCCTATCATTGGTATATTTTCATTAATTTCTAATCCTAGTATTTTCTGCAATTCTAATTTATTTTTAATTTTTTTACCTATTGATTCAATATTAAAATTACAAACTATATTTTTATCGACTTCCGGATTATTAATTTCATAATCTATTCCATTAACAATTCCTTTTAATTTATATCCATTCTCTTTTATTAGTCCATCTAGTCCTTCTCCATAATATTTTGTTTGTATCTCGTTAGCATATGTGGGGCTAACAGTACTTACTTTATCTGAATATACTATGCCAGCCTTCATAAAATTGATTCCACCATAATATTCTATGTTACCTTCATCTAAATGAAACCTAGGAATAGATAATGTATCTTCTATATGTTTATTAGAAAATACACCTTGATATCTCAAATTATGTATAGTATACATAGTTTTTATATTTGAGTATCTATCATCATCTTGGTAGTGCTCTTTTAAAAATAAAGGTATCATTCCTGTATGCCAATCATTTAAATTCATTATATCAGGATAGAAATCTATCCTTTTTAAAGATTCTAAAACTGCATTACTGAAAAATGTAAATCTCTCTACATCATCATCATATCCATATAAATATGCATATTCACCTTCTCTTTTAAAGTAAAACTCATTATCTATAAAATAAAACTTAACTCCATCTAATTCTAATTCTAATAATCCACAATATTGATTTCTCCATGCTACATTTACATTAAACACTGCAACTTTTTTCATTTTATCTTTTAAATATTTAGGAATATTAACATATTTAGGCATTATAACCCTTACATCTACTCCTTCTTTTTTTAATGCCTTTGGAAGTGCATATGATACATCTCCTAAACCACCTGTTTTAGCAAACGGCCAACATTCAGCTGTAACAAAAAGAACCTTCAAAATTTATCCCCCTTTATATACTAACGTTTTTTTCTACTACCAAAGGAAATTTTATATCCCCCTTTAATTCTTTTTTACTTGATATGTTTACATTTTTATCAAGAATTACATTATCTAATTTTGCATTTTCTTCTATTGTGCTATTTTGCATAATTATAGAATTTCTAATAACCGAGCCTTCTTTTATATGAACCTTTCTAAATATAATACTATCTTTCACATCCCCTTCAATGATACATCCTGTAGCTATAAATGAGTTATTTACATTTGATGTTTCTGTGTATAAAGTTGGTTGAGTATTTTTTTCTTTAGTATAAATTTTTCTATCAGAATAGAATAATTCATTTGCTATATCTATATTAAGTAAATCCTTATTGGTTTGAAAATAAGTTCTAATAGAATTTATACATCTTAAGTACCCCTTATACTCATATCCTCCTACATTTAATATATCTACACTTTCATTTATACAATCTTCTAAATTTGCATATCCACCTTTTGAAACTGCCCCATATATCATCTCTATAAATAATTTAGTTTTCATTATATACATTTCCATAGATATATTTCCTGTAGATTGCCTTCCAATATTAGTTCCCATACTTAAAACTTTTTTATTCCCATCAACATTTAAAATTGTTGTTCCTAAAAATTCTTCATCTATATTCGATTCATTTTTAAATACTATAGTTATATCATTACCTGATGATTTATGATAGTTAAGAGCTTTTTTATAGTCGATATTACAAATCATATAACTTGGAGAAATTAAAACATATTCTTGCTTACTTTTCTCAATATAGTCTATATTTGAAAATATATTTTTTAAATCACCTTTTTTTAAAGTATGATGCATCTGCTTTGTTGTATTTTCAGGACTAAATACAAATAATCCATCATTTTTTAAAGATAAGTCCCAATGACTTCCATTTCCTAAATGATCTGTCAGTGATCTATATTTTTGGTCTGAAAATATACCTATATTTTTCATTCCTGCATTTACCATGTTAGATAATGTAAAATCTATTATTCTATACCTTCCACCAATAGGTATTGATGCCACTATCCTTGAATCACTTAACTCTCTTAAATTATCACCTTTTTTATTTAAATTGATTATCCCCATACATTCTTTATTCATAAAATATAATCCCCCTATACTAATTCCATAGCTATTACCTCAAATTCAGACACTACACTTATACTCCCATCATCTTTGTGGATATAGCAATTGTCTTCTATTATAGCCCCTTCTCCTATCATAGCTTTTTCTATAACTACGTTTTTACCTATTTTGGCATTTGACATTATAACCGAATCTTTTATTATACTTCCTTCTCCAACAGTTACACCATGAGATAAAACTGTATTTTCAACGCTTCCAAAAACCCTGCATCCATCTACTAAAATTGAATTTTTTATATTT is a window from the Paraclostridium sordellii genome containing:
- a CDS encoding glycogen/starch/alpha-glucan phosphorylase; this translates as MTLINKEEFKLEFRNQMDFLYKQTIKEANSEQLLNTLVTVLKCKIDNIWKESRLDKEKEVYYFCIEFLLGRQLESNLLNLGILEDIKLILKEMDINLEDLINAEVDPALGNGGLGRLAACFLDSMASLNMSGHGYGIRYEYGLFEQKIVNGHQVEVPDNWLKEESYIWETVRPNKASIVKFGGKVDLVEKNGKIKAIHKNYIPVMALPYDIPIIGYKNEYINTLRLFKSDVPRKDFEPILKESKNSYGSYHDALQYRYYADEISQVLYPNDSNDAGKILRLKQEYFLVSAGIQDIFRKYKKDNGDIRKIYEKISIHINDTHPSLCVPELMRLLMDEEELGWDEAWDITQRVISYTNHTIMAEAMEKWNIQMIKELLPRIYMIIEEINKRYICKLNNKYGNDHEKISKMAVIYADNVNMANLSIIGSHSVNGVAKLHTEILKKEVLKDFYEDEPFKFNNKTNGIAHRRWLILSNPRLSKLINELIGESWQRNTIELKNLEKYQNDDSVLQELELIKQENKKNLSKIINQKNEININENSIFDVQIKRLHAYKRQLMNALHILHMYHELLDNPNLNIEPRTFIFGAKAAPGYYFAKCVIKLINELAQKINNDTRVKDKLKVVFLENYGVSLAEKIIPATNVSEQISTTTKEASGTGNMKFMMNGAITIATLDGANIEIHDQIGDKNMVLFGLKANQVLEYSKFGGYSSADLYSNNFYIKRVVDDLVNGFIPNIVEEGREIYNSLITYNDEFFVLRDFENYVEAQKKINDLYIDKNHWNKMSLINIANSGIFSSDRTIKEYANEIWYKR
- the glgA gene encoding glycogen synthase GlgA, with the protein product MKVLFVTAECWPFAKTGGLGDVSYALPKALKKEGVDVRVIMPKYVNIPKYLKDKMKKVAVFNVNVAWRNQYCGLLELELDGVKFYFIDNEFYFKREGEYAYLYGYDDDVERFTFFSNAVLESLKRIDFYPDIMNLNDWHTGMIPLFLKEHYQDDDRYSNIKTMYTIHNLRYQGVFSNKHIEDTLSIPRFHLDEGNIEYYGGINFMKAGIVYSDKVSTVSPTYANEIQTKYYGEGLDGLIKENGYKLKGIVNGIDYEINNPEVDKNIVCNFNIESIGKKIKNKLELQKILGLEINENIPMIGIVSRLVSQKGLDLLSYMMPELVEEDLQLVVLGTGEEQYQSMLNYYSGKYPNKVATILTFDAALAQQIYASSDMFLMPSLFEPCGIGQMIAMRYGSIPLVRETGGLKDTVVPYNKYTGEGNGFSFANYNAHEMYYCIKSAIDIYKQDKLTWNNIVRSAMNTDNSWKKSAKEYLRAYQEIVE
- the glgD gene encoding glucose-1-phosphate adenylyltransferase subunit GlgD; this encodes MNKECMGIINLNKKGDNLRELSDSRIVASIPIGGRYRIIDFTLSNMVNAGMKNIGIFSDQKYRSLTDHLGNGSHWDLSLKNDGLFVFSPENTTKQMHHTLKKGDLKNIFSNIDYIEKSKQEYVLISPSYMICNIDYKKALNYHKSSGNDITIVFKNESNIDEEFLGTTILNVDGNKKVLSMGTNIGRQSTGNISMEMYIMKTKLFIEMIYGAVSKGGYANLEDCINESVDILNVGGYEYKGYLRCINSIRTYFQTNKDLLNIDIANELFYSDRKIYTKEKNTQPTLYTETSNVNNSFIATGCIIEGDVKDSIIFRKVHIKEGSVIRNSIIMQNSTIEENAKLDNVILDKNVNISSKKELKGDIKFPLVVEKNVSI